cttgggcagagcaggaaccattcaCCATACCAAGCTAAAATACAACCCGAAAGAGTGCTTTccgatggtgcatttgtaaaagttggtgagagtcgtagctgacatgccaaatttcctcagtcttctgagaaagtagtcgttggtgggctttcttaactagagtgtcggcatgtggggggtgagcaggacaggttgttggtaatctggacatctaaaaacttgaagctctcgaccctatttcattcccattgatgtagacaggggcatgttctgaagtcgatgacaaggcttcctgaagtcgatgacaaaccCCTTCATTttgttaacattgagggagagattattgaagGAGAGAATGTTGTGTGATAACTAGAATATCAGTTTCAAATTTCTATCCTGTCCTGGCAGTGATGTCTCTGATTGATGTGTTTACAAGGGATTGGAATGGAAGGATTTGCAGTCGGAAATATCTCGATTCATTAGGACACAACTAGCATGAGCGATTCCAAAGTCAAGATAGggatccttgctctctgttccaaaAGGTTTCAAacatcaatgccccggccgatgaaggcaagcagaccataagccttcttaatcaccttggccacctgtgttaccacttttagggaactgtggacctgcacacccagatccccctgtatgttaatgttcctcagggttctgccattgaCAGTATACAGAAAGTAAAGCAAATGTACGGGTTTAGAAAATCTAGACTGTAGCTTAGCAACCAGAGTTATATTGAGAGAGCAAGAACTTTGAagtggctcacagtgtgacaaagGTCTGGGGAATTGAAGAGAAATCCATAGACGTTGTATTGGATGGTGTCTGTCACTTGGTTTGGGAGTGTGGGCTGTCTGACCACATTTCACCCATTGGTttgcatggactgtgtacttactgagaacattaaaAGTATGAGATAAGGTTTGTAACTTGTGTACACCGGACACACGACATGCCTGACAGGTCAATCAGCTCCACTCTCAGCTCAGGAGAGCTCAACAACACATCCTGTTCACCGGGGAGTTCTCCTGCTGCAGTGGGACCTACATTCCTGTTTTAACTGACAGCACAAAAAAACATCAGTTGCTCATCtgactgctgtttgtggaatcttactCTGCTTTAACTGGCTGTCATGAaacagcaacaacttgtatttatacaacatgattaatgtaataaaacatcccaatgtGTTTCAGGGGAGACTCATAAAGAAAAACATTGGCACTGAGTCACATCGGGAGATATTTGAACAGATGGACAAACGCATGATTGGAGAGGCAGGTTTTAACAACAATCTTTAATCAGGAGAGAGATGGAGCTTCTAGGGAGTGAATTTCAGAGTTTCATACCCAAGTCCTGCCACGAATGGTGGAGTTATTAAAATCAGAGATgtgaggtacctcttcctactcagagccatcccgatctacatccccaaggcctttttccaagcagtagacaaagtaatcatggcgttcgtatgggggggggggggggggggggaaagaatgctaggatcacaaagaaggtcttacaaaaaacaaaatcaaggggaggggccagaggccgagtgggtgcgcgcagagGAGGCCTCcagtaaggggacctccctccgggccctcaccacggcggcactcccatccctacccaaacaacactccagcagcccggtggtgttaGCCACCCTTCAGTACTGGAACCagctatggcagcaatttggcctgaccaaaatgtcagacaaagctcccatctgtaacaaccatcggttcacaccagcactgaccgacgccaccttcaaaacgtggagacaggacgaggggacactgacacaGTCAGAGACCTAAACACCGACGGCAGGATTGCGactctggacgaactgacggagaaattccagatgACCTGGGGGAGCGAGCTTAAGGTACCTGCAGCTGAGAAACTTGCTACGAAAGGAGacgaggacttacccacaaccgccacgacggacattactggaagagttactggacacaagcatattagagagaggaaactgcaGCGACATGTacaaccgactggtagaaggggccgacaccgtactggacgcaacaagaaggaaatgggaggaggacctggggatcgagatagggtggggactctggagcgaagcactgcatagggtcaactccacctccacctgctcaAGGCTCAGCTTGGCGCAACTAAAAATGGTAtatggagcccacttaacaagaacccatatgagtaggttcttcccggaagtggacgatagatgtgaacggtgccaagaaggtccggccaaccacgcccacatgttctggtcttgccccagacttgtggggtactggactgccttcttcgaggcaatgtccaaagtggtgggggtgagggtggagccatgcccgaaagtggcggtcttcggggttttagaccagccaaatctattcctggggaggagggcggatacccttgcctttgcctccctgatcgcccgccgtagaatcctgttcggctggcggtcagcagcaccaccgaaagcagcagactggctgtccgacctctcagaatctctccaaatggagaaaatttaaTACGACATCCGagtgtcagacgacggcttccacagaacgtgggagccattcacccgattgttccgggactcgtttgtggccaacaaacaaggagaagaatagccgggaaccaggggaaagcagccaaaccatgagagggtgagatagaacgagagattggtgggtgggtggggggggggggagaacaactCATTCTAAGAGGCAGGAAAGGCGAaccgcgggggtggggtgggaggagggaagggatagggaacaatagaggagagccagggaggtaggtggggtgggcgggggggggggaaacgttaaccaacctgacatccacaggaacagagaaaaaggagaatacaggcggaggacgggagggccggctgcagCGGCAGCGTGCACGAAAGACAACAGCGGcgaaatccgaccgggagaagcgagggcCATCACCGACACCAGGCCCACTTGAGGATTGCCCTCtggaagtgcctcgccggcacaaacggatgcctacttacatgtatatacatatatcctgtgtacataacggcgcaGTATACTCAGGACAAAAATCCaatgaaaatcattttttttttttttaaatcggagATGTGAAGAGGCCAGAATGAGAAGAGTGCAAACATCTGAGAGAGAGCACGACtggagattacagacatagggagggatgAGGCCAGGGACGAATTTgaaacaaggatgtgaatttttaaattgaggcattACCAGACCAGGAGcaaagtcagtgagcacagggctgatggtgaacaggacttggtgtgagaaagcactcaggcagcagagttttggatgatctcacatttccgtgtggggtgaatgtgagaggctggacaggaatgtattggaatcatCAAGTCaaaggtaacaggggcatggatgagggtttcagcagcagatgagctgggggtggggatggacacaggtgacattatggagattgaaatatctgatattagtgatggtgtggatatggggtcagaaacacatcttggggtcaaatctgacacggagattgtgcagagtgtgcttcagtctcagacagttcccagggagagggatggactcgggaatTAGGGAACGGCATTTCTAATGGCGACTGAAGACAATAGCTTTGATCTTCCCGATATTTAATTGGAAGAATtttctgctcattcagtactggatgtgggataaacagtttgataatttagtaacagtggaggaatggagagggatgggagtgaggtagagctgggtgttgtcagtgtccatgtgaaaactaacaatgtgcttttggatgatgtcacctcgtGGCAGCGTGGAGATGGGAAATAGGAGCGGCCGAGGACAGATCCTCGGGGGACACAGATTAAAAGAATTTTGGAAAGGCAGGTTGGAGATGGGGTGCTAGTTTGCAAAGGTGGTGGgatggacactttttaaaaaaaaggatgatTGATGATAGTGAATTTAAGAGAGAATCACTAAGGATATCAGTCACATGAAGAAGTTGGATAGTCAGCATTTTTCTGAGGATAGGGTCAAAGGAGCAGaaggtgggtctcatggacaaggtgcGCTCTGagagggaaggagatagagaaactggagaaagatgtAGTTCAGGGCTCAGACTTTGAGGAAATGTAGAAATAGTTTGGCCTGGTGGGTTagtgggagggaagcagcagaggcagctgatcagattgtctcaaccttggtgacaaagaaactccatgagctcctcacacttgttgttggaggtgaggatggaggagatgggggagagggagaacaCTCCAAAAAGAACTAAGTTGTGTTTGAGACTCAACACACTGTGTTTAGCACAAAACTGATTTATTTGACCATTATCTACAATATTAGTGAAGATATATGGGCTGGAGTTTActaacatcagcagaaacagaccCTAATAAACATGGTTCAGTGTGGATATGATTAAtcacaaaatccaatcactgttgtTCATTGTGAACATGCTGGTGTTTGCACAGGGTGGATGaggtagtaaatcccttcccacactctgggcaggcgaacggtctctccccagtgtgaactcgctggtgtcgcagcagtgtggatgactgagtgaatcccttcccacatttggagcaggtgaatggcctctccccagtgtgaattctctggtgcgcAGTGAGTTGTTCTGGTCCCCTGAAACCTGTCTCGCAGTAAGAGCacttgaatggtctctcgtcagtgtgaacgcgTTGATGGcggatcagttccccagaacttttgtaGCACTTCTCGCAGTCtagacatttaaatggtctctcagtggtgtgaacacgttgatgatacATCAGTTGCCGATGACTTTTATAGCACTTTACACAGTccgagcatttaaaaggtctctcatcagtgtgaacactctggtgtttcagcagggtggataaatcagtgaatctcttcccacactctgagcaagggaatggtctctccccagtgtggactcgctggtgcgtcagcagtgcagatgactgagtgaatcgcttcaaacactctgagcaggtgaatggtctttccccagtgtgaattcgtagGTGCACAGTGAGTTCttctgatcgcctgaacccagacccacagtgagagcacttgaacggtctctcatcagtgtgaacaatttGATGACGCATTAGGTCCAGGGAACTTTTATAGTACtgcccacagtctgggcatttgaaaggtctctcctcggtgtgaattcgctggtgtttcagcaggttggatgactgagcgaatccctttccacacttggagcaggtgaatggcctctcctcagtgtgaactcgctggtgcgtcagcagCCCTGATgtgcgagtgaatcccttcccacactcggggcagatgaatggtttctccccactatgaactcgctggtgtctcagcagctgggaggattgagtgaatcccttcccacactgtggaCAGGTGAATGTTCTCtccacagtgtgaacccgctggtgttgcagcaggttggatgatcgagcgaatcccttcccacacgcaaaacaggtgaacggcctctccccagtgtgactgcgtcgatgagattCCAACTCAGATGGGGATCTAAATCCCTcctcacagtctccacatttccagggtttctcctcagtgtgaatgttgCCGTTTTCTTCCATGTTAAAAATTCATCGATATTCAGTTTACAACTAAATGGGGAACTGCGTCCGATTATGACGTGGTTTGCTTTGTGTTTCTTGATTGCAAATCCTCCCTTTCGAGTATTCTGTGAAATTGATttgaaacagaaaatagggagtgagaaaaAACCCactaaaacacaaaggcaggttctgaaattgagctgaatgaatctggtcatttgtggggccggcactaggaAAACAATGACCAGGAAAGCTGCTGGATTTTTGCAGAAAACCAACTGGTTCATTCATGTCTTTCAGTGAAGGGAACTTGCCACCGTTGTGGACCGAGACAAGACTCTGCCCTCTGTAACTATAATAGGAGAAGtagaacatttggcccatcgagcctgctccaccatccagcacaatcatggctgatcttaatcttcaactccactttcccatcagtTCCCCAGATCCTTTTGACTTCCCAAGAGACCAAAACAATAATAATctgtactattgtcacaagtaggctaatccGCAttataacactgcaatgacgttactgtgaa
This portion of the Scyliorhinus torazame isolate Kashiwa2021f chromosome 5, sScyTor2.1, whole genome shotgun sequence genome encodes:
- the LOC140419030 gene encoding uncharacterized protein, translating into MEENGNIHTEEKPWKCGDCEEGFRSPSELESHRRSHTGERPFTCFACGKGFARSSNLLQHQRVHTVERTFTCPQCGKGFTQSSQLLRHQRVHSGEKPFICPECGKGFTRTSGLLTHQRVHTEERPFTCSKCGKGFAQSSNLLKHQRIHTEERPFKCPDCGQYYKSSLDLMRHQIVHTDERPFKCSHCGSGFRRSEELTVHLRIHTGERPFTCSECLKRFTQSSALLTHQRVHTGERPFPCSECGKRFTDLSTLLKHQSVHTDERPFKCSDCVKCYKSHRQLMYHQRVHTTERPFKCLDCEKCYKSSGELIRHQRVHTDERPFKCSYCETGFRGPEQLTAHQRIHTGERPFTCSKCGKGFTQSSTLLRHQRVHTGERPFACPECGKGFTTSSTLCKHQHVHNEQQ